Proteins co-encoded in one Bacteroidia bacterium genomic window:
- a CDS encoding energy transducer TonB, producing the protein MKTKFITLLTFLGLTFSTNAQMTKARLVENFDTTSIKGWQVLVRTPYDKPTILNPETLEKIRHFEVLRIELFYTKFQRSEKFNQNLLNQKRWKELEKFIPGITQEDGVAYLETGQTAVPNLQEGRKMFHGFLITYRPGTDSTAYSTEIAKLSAFLDMLEKPKNKLKTPEPDNSKPGPKKFPPAKTGPTLPTQFIGGEQKFKTYLKGVLLSSPNPPGCNCNGQVNLKFTIDTMGKLRYSKVALGIGQPCDDIALKAIQNMPDWQVGRVNGDALLTNFMLPIKFTKGKCQAEPGELINNSTFFPSGRNSPEVKSSPPPGFERLDKAAEEVVITALDKHNWKNSALVIDVTASMSPYLAQTMRWLKKNISKKNFSKAFFFNDGDGKLDVNKSLGNTGGIYSTDCSSFEQVKETLLKACNNGGDKSENNIEALLRAQEACPSCESLVMIADNLATPRDLALISQLTKPVHIILCASRFSPNPRYLDIAKATGGTVHTMTGEAIDLNEMQEGQQIKLGVFTFKLLNGKFEKVLN; encoded by the coding sequence ATGAAAACTAAGTTTATTACGCTGCTTACCTTTCTTGGTTTAACATTTTCTACCAACGCCCAAATGACCAAGGCCAGATTGGTAGAAAACTTTGATACCACAAGCATCAAAGGATGGCAGGTTTTAGTAAGGACACCTTATGACAAACCTACCATTTTAAATCCTGAAACTTTAGAAAAAATCAGGCATTTTGAAGTACTTAGAATTGAACTTTTCTATACCAAATTTCAACGCAGTGAAAAATTCAATCAAAATCTCTTGAACCAAAAACGCTGGAAAGAACTTGAAAAGTTTATTCCAGGTATAACCCAAGAAGATGGCGTAGCCTATTTGGAAACCGGACAAACCGCTGTACCTAACCTGCAAGAAGGGCGGAAAATGTTCCATGGTTTTTTAATTACCTACCGTCCGGGAACAGATAGTACGGCTTATTCAACCGAGATTGCCAAATTATCCGCTTTTTTGGATATGCTGGAAAAGCCAAAAAATAAATTGAAAACCCCGGAACCTGACAATTCCAAACCAGGTCCCAAAAAATTTCCTCCTGCAAAAACTGGACCTACCCTACCCACACAATTTATCGGAGGTGAACAAAAATTCAAAACCTATTTGAAGGGCGTCCTATTAAGCAGTCCTAATCCTCCAGGTTGCAATTGCAATGGCCAGGTAAACCTCAAATTCACCATAGACACCATGGGGAAATTACGGTATTCTAAAGTGGCTTTAGGCATTGGCCAACCATGCGACGATATTGCACTAAAAGCTATACAAAATATGCCCGATTGGCAAGTTGGTCGTGTTAATGGAGATGCTTTACTTACCAATTTTATGCTTCCTATTAAATTTACCAAGGGGAAATGCCAGGCCGAACCCGGTGAATTAATTAATAATTCTACCTTTTTTCCGTCTGGCAGGAACTCACCTGAGGTAAAATCTTCACCACCTCCTGGTTTTGAACGGCTTGACAAAGCAGCCGAAGAAGTTGTAATAACAGCGTTAGATAAACACAATTGGAAAAATTCCGCCTTGGTTATTGATGTAACCGCCAGTATGTCGCCTTACCTAGCACAAACCATGCGTTGGCTCAAAAAAAATATTTCCAAAAAGAACTTCTCCAAAGCCTTTTTCTTTAATGATGGCGACGGCAAACTGGATGTAAATAAATCCTTAGGCAATACAGGAGGTATATACAGTACCGACTGCTCCTCCTTTGAGCAGGTAAAAGAAACTTTACTTAAAGCCTGCAACAATGGTGGTGATAAATCTGAAAACAACATCGAAGCCTTATTAAGAGCTCAGGAAGCTTGCCCTTCCTGCGAAAGTCTGGTTATGATTGCCGATAACCTAGCCACTCCGCGTGATTTAGCATTGATTTCTCAACTAACCAAGCCGGTTCATATTATTCTATGTGCAAGCCGCTTTTCACCTAATCCACGTTACCTTGATATTGCCAAAGCAACAGGAGGCACCGTTCATACCATGACCGGTGAGGCAATTGATTTGAATGAAATGCAAGAAGGACAACAAATTAAGCTGGGTGTTTTCACTTTTAAATTATTAAATGGGAAATTTGAAAAAGTGTTGAATTAG
- a CDS encoding serine hydroxymethyltransferase → MQRDTQIFNLINKEKKRQTVGIELIASENYVSDQVMKAMGSVLTNKYAEGLPGKRYYGGCEVVDQVEQLAIDRLKTLFNAEWANVQPHSGAQANAAVMLACLNPGDKILGFNLSHGGHLTHGSPVNFSGKLYVPSFYGVEENTGRVDFNKIADTAKKEKPKLIICGASAYSRDWDYKTLREIADQVGALLLADISHPAGLIARGLLNDPMPHCHIVTTTTHKTLRGPRGGVIMMGKDFPNPFGQTTPKGELKMMSAVLDGAVFPGTQGGPLEHVIAAKAVAFGEALSDEYLDYCVQVVQNAKVMADCFVKKGYKIISGGTDNHCMLIDLRSKGLTGKQAENGLVEADITVNKNMVPFDDKSPFVTSGIRIGTPAITTRGITEPYIPQIVDLIDKTLMNLDNKTVIASVRKDVNDLMGGFPLFS, encoded by the coding sequence ATGCAACGCGACACCCAGATTTTCAACCTAATCAACAAAGAAAAAAAACGTCAAACAGTTGGGATAGAACTAATTGCCTCAGAAAACTATGTTAGTGACCAGGTAATGAAAGCCATGGGATCGGTTTTGACTAATAAATATGCAGAAGGACTTCCTGGTAAAAGATATTATGGGGGATGTGAAGTGGTTGACCAGGTTGAACAACTTGCAATAGACAGGTTAAAAACTTTGTTCAATGCTGAATGGGCCAATGTTCAACCTCATTCCGGAGCTCAGGCCAATGCTGCAGTTATGCTGGCCTGTCTGAATCCGGGCGATAAAATTCTGGGATTTAACCTCTCCCATGGTGGTCATTTAACCCATGGTTCACCAGTTAACTTTTCAGGAAAATTATATGTACCAAGCTTTTACGGTGTAGAGGAAAATACAGGAAGAGTTGATTTCAATAAAATTGCAGATACTGCAAAAAAAGAAAAACCCAAGTTAATTATTTGTGGAGCATCTGCTTACTCACGCGATTGGGATTACAAAACCCTTCGCGAAATTGCAGATCAGGTTGGAGCATTATTACTGGCCGACATTTCTCATCCCGCCGGATTAATTGCCAGAGGATTACTAAACGATCCTATGCCTCATTGTCATATCGTTACAACAACCACCCATAAAACACTTCGAGGTCCAAGAGGTGGGGTTATTATGATGGGAAAAGATTTTCCAAACCCATTTGGCCAAACCACTCCTAAAGGAGAATTGAAAATGATGAGTGCTGTATTGGACGGAGCAGTTTTCCCCGGAACTCAAGGAGGCCCATTAGAACATGTAATCGCTGCAAAAGCCGTTGCATTTGGAGAAGCTCTATCCGATGAATACCTTGACTATTGCGTTCAAGTAGTGCAAAATGCAAAAGTAATGGCTGACTGCTTTGTGAAAAAAGGTTATAAAATTATATCCGGAGGAACAGATAACCATTGTATGCTAATTGATTTGCGATCCAAAGGATTAACAGGTAAACAAGCCGAAAATGGTTTGGTGGAGGCAGATATTACTGTCAATAAAAACATGGTTCCATTTGATGACAAATCACCTTTTGTTACCAGTGGAATAAGAATAGGTACACCAGCCATAACAACCCGAGGAATTACAGAACCTTACATCCCTCAAATTGTCGATTTAATTGATAAAACCTTGATGAACCTCGATAACAAAACAGTTATTGCTTCGGTTCGAAAAGATGTAAACGACTTGATGGGTGGATTCCCCTTGTTTTCATAA
- a CDS encoding DUF1801 domain-containing protein, whose amino-acid sequence MENPQKPKRKMQQVSFKTLDDFWEFLPADEKLICRKLRALVLDCIPFATEQLSYNVLYFKGHRMICFIWPASVGWGENQNWKGVRFGFAYGNYLVDEEVYWDKGSRKQVVWKDFQSISDIQSDIIKDFLFQAYELDQGPKPK is encoded by the coding sequence ATGGAGAATCCTCAAAAGCCCAAGCGGAAAATGCAACAGGTTAGTTTTAAAACCTTAGATGATTTTTGGGAATTTTTACCTGCCGATGAAAAACTTATTTGCAGGAAACTGAGAGCATTGGTTTTGGATTGTATCCCGTTTGCTACGGAGCAACTTTCGTATAACGTTTTGTATTTCAAAGGACACCGAATGATTTGTTTTATCTGGCCAGCCTCTGTTGGATGGGGAGAAAATCAAAATTGGAAGGGTGTTAGGTTTGGATTCGCATATGGCAACTATTTGGTGGATGAGGAAGTTTATTGGGATAAAGGAAGCCGAAAACAAGTGGTTTGGAAAGACTTTCAATCTATCTCAGATATTCAATCCGATATCATTAAGGACTTTTTATTTCAAGCGTATGAATTAGATCAAGGACCTAAACCAAAATAG
- a CDS encoding T9SS type A sorting domain-containing protein: MKKLFTTILVGAVCLTLNTQAQISHGGQPLSNHFPSLFKSVEGVELTAPDPSSLLAEDQDRAVKGSLYRIGTSLLTDIKPTNSGTWTLLPDGGKVWRLQVSASGAKALGFYFDQFHLPVGAQLFVYNENKSQVIGAFTSENNHESGYFATEMIFGSSAILELYIPLKSKGSNLQFHLNEVAYFYRNVYAPKDAKDFGDSESCEVNVNCSEGNNWANQKRGVARIMVKAGNQYGWCSGSLINNTNVDCSPLFLTADHCSEGTSASDLNQWVFYFNYQASGCTNPASQGTLANQTMTGATLKAQTTGMGNQDSDFYLVLLNNNVPQSYAPYFNGWDRNNTASTGGVGIHHPAGDIKKISTYTGTLVSSTYGGTVANTHWRVTWAGTANGHGVTEGGSSGSPLFGSNGLIVGQLTGGSSYCTAQTSPDLYGKFSYSWTSNGAAANRQLAPWLDPSSSGVTTLAGVNQPCVQVDPPVADFTANNTVVGIGQQVNFTDLSTNSPTSWSWSVSPNTYTYVQGTFPSSQNPKMTFSSAGYYTITLTATNDGGSDTEVKTNYILVTSGGQTTVCDTAFYFDGRYYGGSNLGANFSLDATNYDTNTPFDATNYSTEWMSFYELPSGTDTNWYLGSLSYFDAVATSNDWLTFGPVSIPAVGATLHWQHLLPDNDFRDGYSVKISTVGATVANLNAGATLYSATDNDPSTDGDTVWTDQSAVISAATYGGQNVYIGFKHVSTDMFFLLLDNLYIDYCTTIPVGISENDQLVSVYPNPSTGLITISGLLADSQLSLSDLSGRKLLVPISSNAGQAQMDLSNLANGMYLVNISNQGQTKAYKVQVIK; this comes from the coding sequence ATGAAAAAACTTTTTACAACCATTCTGGTAGGAGCTGTTTGCCTTACCCTGAACACCCAAGCCCAAATTAGTCACGGAGGTCAACCGCTTTCAAACCATTTCCCTTCTTTATTTAAGTCGGTGGAAGGTGTGGAATTGACAGCTCCAGACCCTTCTAGCCTTTTGGCAGAAGATCAGGATAGGGCAGTAAAAGGTAGTTTATATCGAATTGGGACTTCCCTTTTGACAGATATAAAGCCTACAAATTCAGGAACTTGGACTCTGTTGCCGGACGGAGGAAAAGTTTGGAGATTGCAAGTTTCGGCTTCCGGTGCTAAAGCTTTGGGTTTTTATTTTGACCAATTCCATTTACCAGTAGGTGCTCAATTGTTTGTATACAATGAAAATAAATCCCAGGTAATTGGAGCCTTTACTTCTGAAAATAATCATGAAAGCGGCTATTTTGCCACCGAAATGATTTTTGGATCTTCAGCCATATTGGAATTGTACATTCCATTGAAATCAAAAGGTTCCAACCTGCAATTTCACTTAAATGAGGTGGCATATTTTTATAGAAATGTTTATGCTCCTAAGGATGCCAAGGATTTTGGAGATTCAGAAAGTTGCGAAGTAAATGTTAATTGTTCGGAAGGGAATAACTGGGCTAACCAAAAAAGAGGTGTTGCCAGAATTATGGTGAAAGCCGGAAATCAGTATGGATGGTGTTCCGGTTCCTTAATTAATAATACCAATGTGGATTGTTCTCCATTATTCCTAACTGCTGACCATTGTTCTGAAGGAACCAGTGCCAGTGATTTAAATCAATGGGTTTTTTATTTTAATTACCAGGCTTCAGGATGTACCAATCCTGCTTCACAAGGAACTCTTGCCAACCAAACCATGACCGGTGCCACACTTAAGGCCCAAACAACCGGAATGGGAAACCAGGATAGTGACTTTTATTTAGTTCTTCTAAACAACAATGTACCTCAATCTTATGCCCCCTATTTTAACGGTTGGGATAGAAATAATACAGCATCAACGGGAGGAGTAGGTATTCACCATCCTGCCGGTGATATCAAGAAAATTTCAACCTATACCGGAACATTGGTTTCCAGCACGTATGGAGGAACAGTTGCCAATACACACTGGAGAGTTACCTGGGCAGGAACAGCCAATGGTCATGGTGTAACCGAAGGAGGTTCTTCCGGTTCTCCGCTTTTCGGAAGCAATGGATTAATTGTTGGTCAATTAACAGGTGGAAGTTCTTATTGCACCGCACAAACTTCTCCTGATTTATACGGTAAGTTTTCGTATAGCTGGACTTCGAACGGAGCAGCGGCTAATCGTCAATTAGCACCTTGGTTGGATCCTTCTTCTTCCGGAGTTACAACCTTGGCAGGCGTTAACCAGCCATGTGTTCAGGTGGATCCCCCGGTAGCAGATTTCACTGCCAACAATACGGTGGTAGGTATTGGTCAGCAAGTAAATTTTACTGATTTAAGTACCAACTCTCCAACCAGTTGGAGCTGGAGTGTAAGTCCAAACACATACACCTATGTTCAAGGTACTTTTCCTTCTTCCCAAAACCCTAAAATGACTTTTTCAAGTGCGGGTTATTACACCATTACCTTAACTGCAACCAATGATGGAGGTTCTGATACAGAAGTGAAAACCAATTATATTTTGGTTACTTCCGGTGGACAAACTACGGTTTGTGATACAGCTTTCTACTTTGATGGAAGGTATTATGGTGGTAGTAACTTAGGGGCGAATTTTAGTCTGGATGCTACTAACTACGATACTAACACACCTTTTGATGCCACCAACTACAGCACAGAATGGATGTCGTTTTATGAATTGCCAAGCGGTACTGATACCAACTGGTATTTAGGTAGCCTTTCCTACTTTGATGCTGTTGCAACCAGCAACGATTGGTTAACTTTCGGTCCAGTTTCTATTCCGGCGGTTGGTGCTACCTTACATTGGCAACATTTACTTCCGGATAATGATTTCAGAGATGGATACTCGGTAAAAATTTCAACCGTTGGTGCCACCGTTGCAAACCTAAATGCAGGTGCAACTTTGTATTCTGCTACGGATAATGACCCTTCCACAGATGGAGATACCGTATGGACTGATCAATCCGCAGTTATTTCAGCAGCTACCTATGGAGGACAAAATGTTTATATCGGTTTTAAACACGTTTCAACCGATATGTTCTTCCTTTTGTTGGATAATTTGTACATCGATTATTGCACCACTATTCCGGTAGGAATATCTGAAAATGATCAATTGGTTTCTGTTTATCCTAACCCGAGCACAGGATTAATTACTATTTCGGGTCTGCTTGCTGATTCCCAGCTAAGTTTATCCGACCTTTCCGGTAGGAAATTGCTTGTTCCTATTTCTTCCAATGCCGGCCAGGCTCAAATGGACTTGTCCAATTTGGCCAATGGAATGTATCTGGTAAATATTTCCAATCAGGGTCAAACAAAAGCCTATAAAGTTCAAGTAATAAAATAG
- the pheS gene encoding phenylalanine--tRNA ligase subunit alpha, with product MLDKINGIRNEAESEVLTSAEATENFRIKYLGRKGLLNDLFEAFKLVPGPEKRDVGKALNELKLFLEAKWQTAQENTQTSVSQTQGLDLTLPGEPYQLGSRHPLSIVRGKIAGIFERIGYTVADGPEIEDDWHNFSALNFPLNHPARDMQDTFFVENPTGDEPFVLRTHTSSVQVRVMETTQPPIRMIMPGRVYRNEAISARAHCFFHQVEGLYIDKDVSFAELKQTLLYFAQELFGKDVQIRLRPSYFPFTEPSFEVDVSCSLCGGKGCNICKYTGWLEILGCGMVDPNVLDNCGIDSKQYTGFAFGMGIERIAQLLFRVPDLRLYSENDLRFLNQFKAERS from the coding sequence ATGCTCGATAAGATAAACGGAATAAGAAACGAAGCGGAAAGCGAAGTGTTGACTTCGGCAGAAGCTACTGAAAATTTTAGAATTAAGTACCTTGGCAGAAAAGGATTATTGAATGATCTTTTTGAAGCCTTTAAGCTTGTTCCGGGACCTGAGAAACGTGATGTTGGTAAGGCCTTGAATGAGCTTAAATTGTTTTTAGAGGCCAAGTGGCAAACCGCTCAGGAGAATACCCAAACTTCTGTGAGCCAGACCCAAGGACTTGATTTAACCTTGCCCGGTGAACCCTACCAATTAGGAAGCAGGCATCCATTGTCCATCGTTCGTGGAAAAATTGCTGGAATTTTTGAACGAATTGGTTATACCGTTGCCGATGGACCTGAAATTGAAGACGATTGGCATAACTTCTCTGCCTTGAATTTTCCCTTGAACCACCCGGCTCGGGATATGCAGGATACCTTTTTTGTTGAAAATCCAACAGGAGATGAACCTTTCGTTTTAAGAACACATACTTCCTCGGTTCAGGTAAGAGTAATGGAGACGACTCAACCTCCCATCCGAATGATTATGCCGGGTCGAGTGTATCGGAATGAAGCTATTTCAGCCCGAGCTCATTGCTTTTTTCATCAGGTAGAAGGCTTGTATATTGATAAAGATGTTTCATTCGCTGAGTTAAAACAGACATTGCTGTACTTTGCTCAGGAATTGTTTGGAAAAGATGTTCAAATTCGTCTACGTCCAAGTTATTTCCCATTCACAGAACCTAGCTTTGAGGTGGATGTTTCTTGCAGCCTTTGTGGTGGAAAGGGATGTAATATTTGTAAATATACCGGCTGGCTCGAAATTCTTGGCTGTGGCATGGTGGATCCCAATGTTCTCGATAATTGCGGAATTGATAGTAAACAATATACCGGCTTTGCTTTCGGTATGGGAATTGAACGAATTGCACAACTTTTATTTCGAGTTCCGGACTTACGCCTATATTCGGAAAATGATTTGCGTTTCTTAAATCAATTTAAAGCAGAAAGGTCTTAA
- a CDS encoding geranylgeranylglycerol-phosphate geranylgeranyltransferase: protein MKTFLTYLKLIRWFNLFMMGVTMVLTRYFLLNTFLLAKGLELSYPTFEFILVVLSTALMSAGGYIVNDIFDAEADTINKPNKLYVGKDISVQNAWTLYWIHTLLGLAIGVFLAYRIELLSLAIVPLLIIGLLWFYTTTYKKMPLIGNVVISGFTAFVPLVVGLFEQIAEQKSYHMAFIDIKFVMGFSVFAFLISMVREIVKDLEDMEGDHETDCRTMPIAWGVPISKGIALLFVSVLLVALGYLEYDQWVNEDKFSFYYFTLFISLPALVLALVIARAKTKKNFGTASLLSKVVMLTGICSMVVFWYTLRPYFPKPAQAQEVVPQAQVQVGY from the coding sequence ATGAAAACCTTTCTTACCTATTTAAAATTAATCCGCTGGTTTAACCTCTTTATGATGGGGGTAACCATGGTTTTAACCCGGTATTTTTTATTGAATACCTTTTTGTTGGCAAAAGGTTTGGAGCTGTCTTATCCAACCTTTGAGTTTATTTTGGTAGTGCTTTCTACTGCCCTAATGTCGGCCGGAGGTTATATTGTTAACGATATTTTTGATGCCGAAGCAGATACCATTAATAAACCCAATAAATTGTATGTTGGAAAAGATATTTCTGTGCAAAATGCCTGGACTTTGTATTGGATTCATACTTTACTTGGACTTGCAATTGGCGTTTTTCTAGCTTACCGCATCGAATTGCTTTCTTTAGCCATTGTGCCTTTGCTAATTATTGGCCTGCTTTGGTTTTACACCACCACCTATAAAAAAATGCCCTTGATTGGAAATGTTGTCATTTCTGGTTTTACTGCGTTTGTTCCTTTGGTAGTTGGCTTGTTTGAACAAATCGCCGAACAAAAAAGCTATCACATGGCTTTTATAGATATTAAATTTGTAATGGGTTTTTCTGTTTTTGCCTTTCTGATTTCGATGGTTCGTGAAATTGTGAAGGACCTCGAAGATATGGAGGGTGATCATGAAACAGATTGCCGCACTATGCCTATTGCCTGGGGTGTGCCAATTAGTAAAGGAATTGCCTTGCTTTTTGTGTCGGTCTTATTGGTTGCGTTGGGTTATTTGGAATACGACCAATGGGTTAATGAAGACAAGTTTTCCTTCTATTATTTCACTTTGTTTATTTCCTTACCAGCTTTGGTACTTGCTCTGGTAATTGCCCGAGCTAAAACAAAAAAGAATTTCGGAACAGCAAGTTTATTGAGCAAAGTGGTTATGTTAACCGGAATTTGTTCCATGGTGGTGTTTTGGTATACCCTTAGACCTTATTTTCCTAAGCCTGCTCAAGCCCAGGAAGTAGTACCTCAAGCTCAGGTTCAGGTTGGATACTAA
- a CDS encoding Maf family nucleotide pyrophosphatase, with product MKNWTLPFSLILGSGSPRRKQLLEGLGLEFVVRVKPTDESFPPQLQAQEIPLFLCEQKAMAFEARELGDSVLITSDTIVWVDNRVLNKPETEEEAIQMLEMLSGKMHEVYTGVCLRSAHKLEKFAVLTKVYFKQLSPDEIQYYVKNYKPLDKAGAYGAQEWMGYVAITKLEGSYFNVMGLPVMELWEKLKAF from the coding sequence ATGAAAAATTGGACCTTACCATTTAGCCTTATCCTAGGTTCAGGATCGCCTCGACGCAAACAATTGCTGGAAGGTTTAGGTTTGGAATTTGTTGTTCGGGTAAAACCTACCGACGAATCTTTTCCGCCCCAGCTCCAAGCCCAAGAAATACCCCTTTTTCTTTGCGAACAAAAAGCAATGGCTTTCGAAGCCCGGGAATTGGGCGATTCGGTTTTGATTACTTCCGATACCATCGTTTGGGTGGATAACCGGGTTTTGAATAAGCCCGAAACGGAAGAGGAAGCCATTCAAATGCTGGAAATGCTCTCCGGAAAAATGCATGAAGTGTATACCGGAGTTTGCCTTCGAAGTGCCCATAAACTGGAAAAATTTGCCGTGCTTACCAAAGTTTACTTCAAGCAATTAAGCCCGGATGAAATCCAATATTATGTGAAAAATTACAAACCCCTCGATAAAGCAGGCGCCTATGGTGCACAAGAATGGATGGGTTACGTTGCCATTACTAAGCTGGAAGGCAGTTATTTTAATGTAATGGGTCTCCCTGTTATGGAATTATGGGAAAAGCTTAAGGCGTTTTAG
- a CDS encoding DUF4340 domain-containing protein yields MKKNLIYLAILIVLSGIAYFLYTKNQKTGSFSATDFAISDTSSITKIFLADKKGNKVTLFRKSPTEWMVENKYTVRADAMNTLLKTIRLVEVKNPVPKKSHNNIVKDMAARAVKIEIYTQDEDEPALVYYVGGAAHDDLGSYMIKEGDETPFICYIPGFNGYLSTRYMTRMKDWRDTEIFRYNTIKDIKSVSVEYPQKPDNSFQIDILSTNSFAIKAMQSGKNLAIVDTLALKDYLTGWKFINFEAFDYPEAKIKDSIVSSSPLAIYRMVKSDGKKVELRSYLKRPGQNMPSYNKEVMYDVDRMYGKLSNEDDLVIIQYFVFDKLTVPLSYFSGAKTP; encoded by the coding sequence ATGAAGAAAAACCTGATTTACCTGGCTATCCTGATTGTTTTATCCGGAATTGCTTACTTTTTGTACACCAAAAATCAAAAAACCGGAAGTTTTTCAGCCACCGACTTTGCCATTTCAGATACAAGTTCGATTACGAAAATTTTCCTGGCCGACAAAAAAGGAAACAAAGTCACTCTTTTCCGAAAAAGCCCCACCGAATGGATGGTTGAAAATAAATACACGGTTAGGGCTGATGCAATGAACACCCTATTAAAAACCATACGTCTGGTGGAAGTAAAAAACCCTGTTCCCAAAAAATCGCACAATAACATTGTAAAAGATATGGCAGCCAGGGCAGTAAAAATTGAAATTTACACACAGGATGAAGATGAACCGGCTTTGGTATATTATGTAGGTGGAGCAGCACATGACGACCTGGGTTCATACATGATAAAAGAAGGAGATGAGACTCCGTTTATATGTTATATTCCTGGATTTAATGGATATTTAAGCACAAGGTATATGACACGTATGAAGGATTGGCGCGATACGGAAATTTTCAGGTACAACACTATTAAGGATATAAAAAGTGTAAGTGTTGAATACCCGCAAAAACCGGATAATTCGTTTCAGATCGATATCTTGTCAACCAATAGTTTTGCGATAAAGGCCATGCAAAGCGGAAAAAACCTGGCCATTGTAGATACATTGGCGTTAAAAGACTATTTGACCGGCTGGAAATTTATCAACTTTGAAGCATTCGATTATCCGGAGGCCAAAATAAAAGATTCGATTGTTTCATCGAGTCCTTTGGCTATTTACCGAATGGTAAAATCAGATGGTAAAAAGGTAGAACTTAGGTCGTATTTAAAACGTCCCGGACAAAACATGCCATCCTACAACAAAGAAGTAATGTACGATGTTGACCGCATGTATGGCAAACTTTCCAACGAAGATGATTTAGTGATTATACAGTACTTTGTTTTTGACAAACTCACCGTACCATTGTCCTATTTTAGTGGAGCTAAAACGCCTTAA
- a CDS encoding YdeI/OmpD-associated family protein, with protein MLPQFFTTKEEFRHWLELHHLTESQLLVGFYKVGSGKPSMTWPESVDQALCFGWIDGIRKNLDANSYSIRFSPRKPNSVWSPTNIRKMEELSLAGLMREPGLAIFNKRRADSSLLYSFEQNNLSLLPEFELAFQANAQAWSYFQSQPKSYRKVAIKWVMTAKQATTREKRMLTLIHDCAEGRKIKPLSY; from the coding sequence ATGTTGCCTCAATTTTTTACCACAAAAGAAGAATTTAGACACTGGCTTGAACTCCATCACCTTACTGAAAGTCAGTTACTGGTAGGCTTTTACAAAGTAGGTAGCGGAAAACCCAGCATGACCTGGCCTGAATCGGTTGACCAGGCGCTGTGCTTTGGCTGGATTGACGGCATACGTAAAAACCTGGATGCCAATTCATATTCCATTCGTTTTTCGCCACGTAAGCCCAATAGCGTTTGGAGTCCAACGAATATACGGAAAATGGAGGAACTGAGCCTGGCCGGACTAATGCGGGAACCCGGACTTGCTATTTTTAATAAACGTAGAGCAGATAGCTCCTTGCTTTATTCTTTTGAGCAAAATAATCTCAGTTTGTTACCGGAGTTTGAACTTGCCTTTCAAGCCAATGCTCAAGCCTGGAGCTACTTTCAAAGCCAGCCCAAAAGTTATCGTAAAGTGGCGATTAAGTGGGTAATGACTGCCAAACAAGCCACAACACGCGAAAAAAGGATGCTAACTTTGATACATGATTGTGCCGAAGGACGAAAAATTAAACCCCTGAGTTATTAA